The genome window cggtcatttcactttaaaaataaaattcagaTTTATAGCCGTTAAACCGGTCCGGGCCGAACCGGGTCAGTTAACCGGTTCAacaataatttttgttgactgggTTTGACCGGTCAGGTTAAtcgaattttattttataaacagAGCAACCCTCCTAACCCCCTAACCCAGTCCACCCGGCCCCCTAACTACCGGTTCGGGTTTCAACCGGTCTGGGCCGGTCCGGAAATGGGTCAACCCGGCCCGTTTGACAGGCTTAAGCTAACCCTTAGTTCTCTATGGGATTTGACTCTGGACTTTtagaccagattatatttgcagcgaccgcttatcctttttaggactagagttgggcgtgatcacctTACCAAAGTTCTATTGCCTGAacccaaaaagagaaaaataggttCTAAAACAGCTGACTGTATGCTTATTGGATATGCTGAACATAATGTTGCATATAGATTTCTTATTTTAAAAAGTGATGTGCTTGatttctgtgatgacccaaaaggtcatcttatgttttagaactcgaatctgtgctcttaagacttaaaaatctcattttttacccttctcaatttgcgtgcatagtccgagcgtgttttcggaaaattttttatgttgaaaactgataaaaataagaatttaagccttaaaagttgattttagttgacttcggtcaacgtttttggtaaacgggcccgaatccgTATTTTGACTGTCTCGAtgggtccgtattgaattatgggacctgggcgtatgttcgaaatcaaattcggaggtccctagctcgagttatgaatttttgaggaaaattaaaagtttaaaaattaattatttctaagAATTGATTGATTTTTGGCATTGTGAGTACCGTGTACGTATTTTGATTCTTGagcccggtacatgttcattataatatttaagacttttctgtgaaatttggtgagaaacggagttgatatGACGTGATTaggacgtccaattgagaagatatgaattttaaagtgttcttgagaatttcatttgatttggtgctaaattcgcaGTTCAAGatgttattttagcgatttgatcgcacgagcatgttcgtatgatatttttagacttgtgtgcatgtttggtttggagccccgagggctcgggtgagtttcgaataggccatgagatgttttggacttagaaaatctggtattttgctgcagcaggtgttctggcatgtccttcttcgcgttcgcgaaggtactcccgCAAACGCGAAAGTAAACTAGGCAGCtggagttttcttcttcgcgagcgcgaaggcttggtcacgaatgcaaagcgatgggggcgttacccttcgcgaacgcgaccaactcctcgcgaacgcgtagtgttaggcacacctggggaagagtcgatcattccttcatcgcgaacgcgagcagtgtctcgtgaacgcgaaggccgggggggggggggggtagtctacgcgaacgtgaacactgtctcgcaaacgcgaaggtttggcagcctatactcttcgcgaacgcgacagtgctctcgcgaacgcaatgaacattgtcgcccagcacttaacagaatccaaacacgggatttagccaaaaatttatttttctcaaaaaccaaaccgtgagaggcgattttcaagagtcatcttcttccccaaagtgttggtaagtgattctaaactattttctttcaattacccattatattttatgaattatcagcctaaaatctagagtttttatggtagaattagggttagggtagaaactagggatttcgaaaatttgaggatttagacctcaatttgaggtcggattccaaaaccaattatatattcgggctcgggggtgaatgggtaaattaattttggtccgaacctcgggttttgaccaaacgGGCCCGgagtcaattttttgactttttggtggaaaatttgggaaatttaatttacgCAAAATAATTggttcctttagaaatatttgatattattgagtcatttttgaatagatacgagtggtttggaggtgaattctaaaggaaaaggtgtgattgagaattaagtggccttcgaagcgaggtaagtgttgtgtctaaccctgactttaGGGGATTAGGAACCTTaaactatttgctatgtgaaattcatgtcagcggcgtatatgtgaggtgacgagtacttatgcgcctccAATTTGCcagttttccatgtttcttccatttttcttatattatctcttttctatgccaaattgctacgtgtttagactagtgttgttaatttgattgttcttatcatgttcatggaccttctggtgataattgagtatttatttcgaagattgagatttatattgtggaactaaatgttgaggtaaggcttgtacttgttattttatctccctgttgttaattgttcattgcattatggtaacggagagtattaatgcacgaagggtgatgccgtgccatattatgagtgttagtgcacaaagggtgatgtcgtgccatgatatgagagttaatgcatgaagggtgatgttgtgccatctttattgattttatggtgagattgagagtaaaagcatgaagggtgatgccgtgcatttttcctttactgtattcgtgctcctgttgattcataTTATGTTGGTTGTTTCAGTTCTCATTCTGATGTAGCTCTTTACTTCATATTTTCCACCAGCATGTATCCCCTCCAGATAATTCTTGTCtgattcttcattactgttatttgtaaatacactgttaaattgtacatgttgattggtaggtgccttgccttagcctctttactacttcatcgaggttaggctcgacacttaccagtacatgaggttggttgtactaatactgcactaTGCACTTCCCGTGCAAATTTTGGTACCAGTTCGGGCtaatcgagattttagctgttggacccactatctggagactcaaggtagatctgtcggcattcacagaacttgaagtccccatctatcttttcagttttactgtttctttaatctaacagttgtatttatttcagaataTTACTTGtaatgaattctagaatgctcgtgaattgtgactccagatccgggtagtagtagtTAATGCAGTCTTTACATTATTCCGCActcattatatttcaccttagctaatttattgttatttactaaatggaaataaggatttggtttaatgattctctagcgTTGGCTtttctagcaagtgaaatgttaggcaccatcacggtcctggcggtgggaattccgggtcgtgataagttggtatcaaagcactaggttgcctaggtctcacaattcacgagcaagcttagtagagtctggaggatcagtacaaagacgtctatacttatcttctagaggctatgaagtctaggaacaaatttcacttctattcttctctgtcgtgcgatttgttttctcaatatagattggactcttctactcttattctctcactgatggtgagaacacgtaccacttcctcagttgagaagcagccagagcctccagtggaagCTCTTACgaatggtagaggtcgaggtcgagggtgtgctagaggccgaggcagggacagggctcagcccagagcccgagcagcagccccagccgtggagcctcagatagagcttaacgagaaggttccagcccagactgttcctgccgggccagctcaggttccggaggggttcattgacATCCatgtacttcaggacgctttggtccgtctggtgggccttatggagagtatggcccagactggcgcatttcacATGGCACCGGCACTCTCTCAGGCTGTAGGAGGAGCCCATACtaccactactcccgctccggagcagatagctccccagtatcaggctccagcagctcagccagtcggagtaCTTGGGACAAGTTCTCTcaactcttcatagagaagtttctgcctatcacattgagagaaaAGCTTCACCGTCAGCTTAAGCGTCTCcagtagggtagtatgactgttactcagtatgagacccgttttgtggatttggcccgtcatcctattcttctgcttcccaccgagagagagaggggggtGAGGAGGTTTACTAATGGACTTGCTTAGCATATCAGATTGCAGATgtctaaggagactgggagtgggATTTCTTTTCAGGAGGCTGCTAATgttgccagacgagtcgagatggttcttactcagggaggttaggggtctgacaagagacctcgttatttcggtgagttcagcggtcCCTTATCTAGAAGCAGGGATACTTTTGGTAGaagccatcctcccaggccgtttcattcagcactccaggcatcccacggtgcctcaggtggtcgtggccctcatacgcattattctgaccagctagTTTACAGTACACTACCTGctcttattagtgcacctctactccagagttatcagggtggttactcaggtcaacagagtcagtttcagggtcagtagtcacaatagccgaggttatgttatacttgtggtgatccgaggcacattgctagatttttccctcggacAACGGGCAACTCACAACATCAAGGTTCTCAtgtcatggttccggcaccacctgctcagccagccagaggcagggatcaggcagctagaggtaagGGCCatactattagaggtggaggtcaggcagttagaggtggagaccagccagttagggGTCGTCCTAaggatgtagttcagggtggtggggcccagccctgatattatgctttcccagccaggcttgAGGATGAGTCTtttgacgctgttatcacatgtactgtttcagtttgcagtacagatgcttcagttctatttgatccggtgtctacttactcctatgtgtcatcctattttgcttcctatttggttgttcCCCATGATTCTTTAAGTGCCCATGTGTGTATGTCCACACcaatgggagatgctattgttgtagattatgtttatcgttcgtgtgtggtcaccattgggagtcttgacactcgtgtagatcttctacttctcgacatggttgattttgatgtcatacttggtatggattggctgtcaccttatcatgctatattagattgtcacgccaagaggGTGACCTTAAccttgtaggggttgcctcgattatagTGGAAAAggactcttggtcattctaccagcatggttatctcttacgtgaaggcttggcatatggtctagaaggggtgtctagcttatttagcttatgtccgcgattctagcgCGGAGGTTCCTTCCAAGGATTTAGTgctagttgttcgtgagtttccagaggtgtttcctgcagacctgccggggatgccacccgacatggatattgatttttgcattgatttggctctggaaactcagcccatttccattccgatgtactgcatggccccgccagagttgaaagaatcaatggaacagttgcaagatttgcttgataagggcttcattagacctagtatctcgccatggggtgcacctgtgttgtttgtgaagaagaaaaaaggatcgatgaggatgtgtatagattatcgacagttgaacaaagtcaccattaagagcAAGTATCCATTAcctaggattgatgatttatttgatcaccttcagggtgccaaggtgttttggaagattgatttgagatctagctaccataAGTTGAGggttagggcatctgatgtccctaagacagcttttcagactcgataTGGGAATTACGAGCTCCTAattatgttatttgggctgacaaatgccccaacaacattcatggatttgatgaaccgggtgttcaagccctacttggattcctttgtgattatgtttattgattatatcttggtctactcccacagccgagaggagcatgagcagcaccttcggatcgttcctCAGACTCTAggagacaaccagttatatgctaaattctcaaaatgctagttttggttgagttcagttgctttcttgggtcacgttgtatcagtagagggtatttaggtggatcctaagaagaatGAGGCAGTTATGatttggcctagacccacatcagctacagagatccgtagtttcttgggattggcaggttattaccaTTGGTTTGTgcaggggttttcatccatagcagccccgttgaccaggttgacccagaagggtgccccgttcgggtggtcggacgagtgtgaggcgagcttccataagctcaagacagctttgactatgacaccggtattggtgttacccacaggttcaggatcttatacaatatattgtgacgcatctcttTTTGGTCTGGGTGCGATATTGatacagggtggcaaggttattgcatattcttcatggcagctgaaggttcacaagaagaattaccttgttcatgatctagagctggcagccattgttcacgcgctgaagatttggaggcactatctttacggcatgccatgtgaggtattcacgaatcatcggagcttgcagtattcttttcaagcaaaaggaactcaatttgaggcagagaaggtggttagagctattgaaatattatgatatcactatattgtatcatcccgggaaggccaacgtggtggccgatgctttgagtagaaggtcagctagtatgggtagccttgtttatattccaattggtgagagaccgcttgcattggatgttcaggccctggccaaccagttcgtgaggttggatgtttctgagccaagccgtgttctagcttgtacagttgctcggtcttctttgtttgagcgcagtAGAGATCAGCAGGATGACGACCTTCATTTACTTGttcttagagacacagtgcgacacagttgtgccaagcaggttactgttggagatgacgaagttttgaggatgcatggtcgtattagtgtgcctaatatggatggacttcgtgaactGATTCTTGAGGTGGCCCATAgctcccggtattctattcatccgggtgccggcAAGATAAATCAGGACTtgcgacagcattattggtggaagaggatgaagaaagacatagttgcatatgtagctcggtgcctaaattgccaataggtaaagtgtgagcatcagagacctggtggtttacttcagaggttagagattcctgagtggaagtgggagcgtatcactatggattttgttgttggatttccacggactcagaggaaattcgatgcagtttgggtcattgtggacatgcTGACCAAGTCAtcgcatttcattcctatggcagtttcctattcctcggagtggttggcagagatttacattcgtgagatcgtccgtttTCATGATGTGCCcatttctattattttttatcgaggtacgcagttcacctcacaattatagagggcagtacaacgtgagttgggtacgtgggttgcgttgagcacaacatttcatcctcagacggacggacagtccaagcgcactattaagatcttggaggatatgctccgcgcatatgttatagacttcagaggatcgtgggatcagttcttgacccttgcagagtttgcctacaacaacagctaccactctagcattcaaatggctccctatgagggattatatggtaggcggtgtcagtcgtcagttgggtggttcgagccgggagaggcttggttgttgggcacatacttagtacatgatgccttggaaaaggtcaagattatacaggatcgacttcgcacaactcagtccaggcagaagagttatgccgaccgcagagtttgtgatgtcgcattcatggtcggagagagagtgttgcttcaggtatcacccatgatgggtgtaatgaggttcggaaagaaggcaaagttgagccctaggtatatcagaccttttgagatactagagagagaaggagatgtggcttatagacttgcgttgccacCTTGTTTAACAGCTGtttatccggtattccatgtgtccatgcttcgaaagtatcacggcgattcgtcccatgtgttagatttcagctatgtccagttggacaaggatttgacttacgaagaggagccgatggctattctagccaaGCACGTTCGCCAGTTAatatcaaagagttacccttcagttcgagtgcagtggagaggtcagcctgttgaggcagctacttgggagtctgagtccgatatgaggagtagatatccacaccttttcactagcccaggtacttttctatgtccgttcgaggacgaacgattattttagaggtggagaatgtgatgacccaaaaggttatcttatgttttagaactcgaatctgcgctcttaagctttaaaaattttatttttaccctcctcaatttgcgtgcacagtccgggcgtgtttccggaaaaacttttatgttgaaaactgataaaaataagaatttatgccttaaaggttgattttagttgacttcgataaacgattttggtaaacgggcccagatcgGTGATTTGactgtcccggtgggtccgtatcgaattatgggacccgggcgtatgtccggaatcgaattcgaaggtccctggggaagagtcgatcgttccttcatcgcgaacacgagtaATGTCTCGCAAACACGAAGGTGAGGGGGTAGCCTACGCGACGCaaacactgtctcgcgaacgcgaaggtttggcagcctatactcttctcG of Nicotiana tomentosiformis chromosome 7, ASM39032v3, whole genome shotgun sequence contains these proteins:
- the LOC138896150 gene encoding uncharacterized protein produces the protein MSKETGSGISFQEAANVARRVEMVLTQGVCSTDASVLFDPVSTYSYVSSYFASYLVVPHDSLSAHVFARSSLFERSRDQQDDDLHLLVLRDTVRHSCAKQVTVGDDEVLRMHGRISVPNMDGLRELILEVAHSSRYSIHPGAGKINQDLRQHYWWKRMKKDIVAYVARCLNCQ